From the genome of Uranotaenia lowii strain MFRU-FL chromosome 1, ASM2978415v1, whole genome shotgun sequence, one region includes:
- the LOC129760226 gene encoding uncharacterized protein LOC129760226 isoform X2: MSVDSLNNGKRFLEGLIFRTETILGKMVYKLLKTNITLDELVPMINSVLAFVNNWEEKLVDIRQEMLGETDPNKALASSIVSSSSSKSTERKNNEDKKVVPTRPAKLNTPDIRNSKGEFKPKHSESKPIQQFTRDNSSLLEMRHIQEKGPVFEFKEQSLKNYVDGYVGIGMITYVEPKSTTFFLLDRTNKEEKTTKMLESLQNVTSRLEALPTAVETVFGVELNGVIFRAVRSRSGTTGYDFLRLLDTGEVVICEEATAMLYELPLFYKKIPALCVQCCLVDVVDDPSCGDYPHYLANSVYKDKKFEICGKSGSLLYVNLSSCDGKVTPKIKKPVEKKPEPVKEYKISESNLTQEQRDILFEEPMSTSNAMKATMGFVPKDDQRICPFYDPRIDGCFKGASCRLEHVSKDSDGWTRDRTLHKVKIRVQMLEPRIGSKLSMIPTAVMNVEEFYAQLNQAENIAELTELQARLNDPNTSRQFRKMDHKPYTREYVLAMFHQDGSWYRAEVIEYYHDGFIDVFYLDYGNHEQVTINDLRLWDDQFDYLPFQAVHCRLSNVSALRENDVDATVALRDAILDKVVTVTVLDIRAYWEVLVCLDEDRVNGASTDQDVGRWLVRRQFARPRKPIVMGGDKNVLVPA, translated from the exons ATGAGTGTAGATTCGCTAAACAACGGGAAGCGCTTCCTGGAAGGGTTGATCTTTCGCACCGAAACGATCCTCGGGAAAATGGTTTACAag TTACTCAAAACAAACATAACCCTAGACGAGCTGGTGCCAATGATCAACTCGGTGCTGGCGTTCGTCAACAACTGGGAGGAAAAGTTGGTGGACATCCGGCAAGAAATGCTGGGTGAGACGGACCCGAACAAAGCTTTGGCCTCTTCGATTGTGTCTTCGTCCAGTAGCAAGAGCACAGAACGCAAAAACAACGAAGATAAGAAGGTTGTACCAACAAGACCAGCGAAATTAAATACTCCGGACATTCGGAATTCAAAGGGCGAATTCAAACCGAAGCATTCCGAATCTAAGCCGATTCAGCAGTTTACTCGCGATAATTCTAGCCTGCTAGAGATGCGGCACATCCAGGAAAAGGGTCCGGTTTTCGAGTTTAAGGAACAATCGTTGAAGAATT ACGTTGACGGCTACGTCGGGATCGGCATGATCACCTACGTTGAACCGAAGAGTACAACATTTTTCCTGCTCGATCGCACCAACAAGGAAGAAAAGACGACCAAGATGTTGGAATCTCTACAGAATGTGACTTCTCGACTGGAAGCGCTGCCAACTGCAGTAGAAACGGTTTTTGGCGTTGAGTTAAATGGCGTCATTTTCCGGGCCGTTCGTAGTCGATCCGGGACGACCGGGTACGACTTTCTGCGATTGTTGGACACCGGAGAAGTGGTGATATGTGAGGAGGCCACCGCGATGCTCTATGAACTCCCGTTGTTTTACAAGAAAATTCCAGCGCTGTGTGTTCAATGTTGTCTTGTCGATGTCGTAGATGATCCGTCTTGTGGAGATTATCCCCATTATCTGGCCAACAGTGTTTACAAGGataaaaaatttgagatttgCGGAAAGAGTGGTTCGCTTCTATACGTAAACCTGTCCAGCTGTGATGGAAAAGTTACTCCGAAGATTAAAAAACCAGTTGAAAAGAAGCCTGAACCGGTAAAGGAATATAAAATATCCGAAAGTAACTTGACCCAGGAACAGCGGGACATTCTGTTTGAAGAACCGATGAGCACGTCGAACGCGATGAAAGCAACGATGGGATTTGTGCCCAAAGACGACCAACGGATATGTCCGTTTTACGACCCGAGAATAGATGGTTGTTTCAAAGGAGCCTCCTGTCGGCTGGAGCATGTCTCAAAAGACTCCGACGGATGGACTCGTGATCGTACCCTGCACAAAGTAAAAATCAGGGTGCAAATGCTAGAGCCGCGGATTGGATCGAAACTTTCGATGATTCCTACGGCCGTCATGAACGTGGAGGAGTTTTACGCACAGTTAAACCAGGCAGAAAATATAGCAGAACTTACCGAACTGCAAGCCAGGCTGAACGATCCAAACACCTCTAGACAGTTCAGAAAAATGGATCACAAACCAT ATACGCGTGAGTACGTGCTGGCCATGTTCCATCAGGACGGGAGCTGGTACCGGGCGGAAGTGATCGAGTACTACCACGATGGGTTTATCGATGTGTTCTATCTGGATTACGGAAACCACGAACAGGTCACCATCAACGATCTGCGCCTTTGGGACGATCAGTTCGACTATCTACCATTCCAGGCCGTCCACTGCCGGCTGTCCAATGTGAGTGCGCTGAGGGAGAACGACGTGGACGCGACTGTGGCCCTTCGCGATGCCATTCTAGATAAGGTCGTTACGGTGACCGTGCT TGATATACGGGCTTATTGGGAGGTGTTGGTGTGTTTGGATGAAGATCGCGTCAATGGAGCCAGTACCGATCAGGATGTGGGACGGTGGCTGGTGCGCCGGCAATTTGCTAGGCCCCGCAAACCTATTGTGATGGGCGGTGACAAAAATGTACTCGTTCCAGCTTAG
- the LOC129753351 gene encoding uncharacterized protein LOC129753351 isoform X1: MISLENLADTVVPIVAISFVVAIAAVNLFLSVRKCFPVGVNCWFCNTNHRVPYADGNSWVCPSCTQYNGFNEEGDYNREIPAQYQCQLNPRTNNITDDDKIFNSGSVLPNNGLCFGCNRNQELKIYQLASFVPEKEENYDEEVEEYERQLEQTYKLCARCERVLKRKLNDVKRNILGSKLAQIGTKGLKVFDMHMQANDKQVAYRKKKSVADACLWAIILILILKIGQRASQMEIRKESLEKVFGQVVSQMVLMIVSYLIALKQTLFVYWSGMMDQPVVVESVQQLKNARTVLMEKWGQKLDLADGICEVFSDVPEVVGQENGLTNMALICLIGMLITIKSHISKATLILLLLCCGSEVFLKSEYGVHVLGNSTWTPAVELVVSIVSLMAAIGCIGKTTPKIQSSDRLDSSFHKIYSQHSNEADSSNSCDDQSSLLNDSSICSVKGGLYASSIGANMSVRSMDTTKSISPSVLTASTLRPFQDYSFQSQISPNSHYGGSVLAINRLHDQQQPARSFSRISLITPENSLAKTPSYSVDNFTTAMADRLNVSMASPRIGYSMNSISGSSYRQKDLEDRFGEDIDRLSISGRLTSLSRRDLSMVNQNPFATHHEDSFTSMRQQHSCQQPTPQTVQTQQKVTISPPHLGNASESGASWIAGGYWGSPQKEGHVEQNLTAQQHPYMSRTSSQSSGFESQLTTRRPTPEDPAALELDRISLFSEPVARFSSTFPSTESRLNQTFNVPPTQCPSPSFSQTTGFDRFPSLIPAPSTSSRNLFENRNLFQSITPTPFHISQSIAAHPQLGLNAGFFPANHSQTGSVFGGSTGGSPKRFVPSYDRSKLIRKSLLNLDRLNNVDKSFNKITEE; the protein is encoded by the exons atgatttcattggaaaaccTGGCCGATACGGTCGTGCCGATTGTTGCGATTTCGTTCGTGGTAGCCATTGCTGCGGTTAATCTTTTTCTCAGCGTGAG AAAATGTTTTCCGGTCGGCGTTAACTGTTGGTTTTGCAACACCAACCACCGGGTCCCGTACGCGGATGGGAACTCCTGGGTGTGTCCCAGTTGCACCCAGTACAATGGATTCAACGAGGAAGGGGACTATAATCGGGAAATACCGGCCCAGTACCAGTGCCAGTTGAATCCGCGTACCAACAACATAACGGATGATGACAAGATCTTCAATAGTGGGTCGGTTCTACCGAATAATGGCTTGTGTTTCGGCTGCAATCGGAACCAGGAGCTGAAAATCTACCAGCTAGCTTCGTTTGTCCCGGAAAAGGAGGAAAATTACGACGAAGAGGTCGAGGAGTATGAGCGACAGCTGGAGCAGACTTATAAGCTTTGCGCTCGCTGTGAAAGGGTCCTGAAACGTAAACTTAATGATGTGAAGAGAAACATCTTGGGGTCTAAGCTGGCCCAGATCGGAACCAAGGGATTGAAGGTGTTCGATATGCATATGCAAGCGAACGATAAGCAGGTAGCCTATCGGAAGAAAAAATCCGTTGCTGATGCCTGCTTGTGGGCTATCATTCTGATACTGATCCTGAAGATTGGTCAACGCGCTTCACAAATGGAGATTAGAAAAGAAAGTTTGGAGAAGGTGTTTGGCCAGGTTGTATCACAGATGGTGTTGATGATCGTTTCCTATCTGATAGCATTGAAACAAACGCTATTTGTTTATTGGAGCGGAATGATGGATCAGCCAGTGGTGGTTGAAAGTGTTCAACAGCTGAAAAATGCTCGAACGGTGTTGATGGAGAAGTGGGGCCAAAAACTTGACTTAGCGGATGGAATTTGCGAGGTTTTTAGCGATGTTCCCGAAGTTGTGGGACAGGAAAATGGTTTGACAAATATGGCCTTGATCTGTTTGATCGGAATGTTGATAACCATCAAGTCACACATCAGCAAGGCAACATTGATTCTCCTTTTGCTATGCTGTGGCTCAGAAGTATTTCTCAAATCCGAATATGGTGTGCATGTTCTCGGAAACAGCACTTGGACGCCAGCTGTTGAA TTGGTGGTGTCGATTGTCTCTCTGATGGCAGCGATAGGATGTATTGGAAAAACTACACCAAAGATTCAATCATCGGACCGTCTTGATTCCAGCTTTCACAAAATCTACTCACAGCATTCGAACGAAGCAGATTCTTCCAATTCCTGCGATGATCAAAGTTCACTACTCAATGATTCATCAATCTGTTCCGTAAAAGGTGGCCTGTACGCTTCTTCGATTGGTGCCAACATGAGTGTTAGATCTATGGACACGACCAAATCAATCAGTCCATCGGTGTTGACCGCTTCAACGCTGAGACCCTTCCAGGATTATTcttttcaatcgcaaatttctccAAACTCACATTACGGGGGATCGGTTCTAGCCATCAATCGTTTGCACGACCAGCAGCAACCTGCCAGGAGCTTTAGCCGAATAAGTCTTATAACACCAGAAAATTCGCTTGCAAAAACGCCCAGTTACTCGGTCGACAATTTCACAACGGCAATGGCGGATAGATTGAATGTGTCCATGGCAAGTCCCCGCATTGGCTACTCTATGAACTCCATATCAGGTTCATCATACCGGCAGAAGGACCTAGAGGATCGCTTTGGCGAAGATATCGATCGTTTAAGCATAAGCGGACGGTTGACTTCGTTATCTCGAAGAGATCTCTCAATGGTAAATCAGAATCCATTTGCCACCCATCACGAAGATAGCTTCACCAGCATGCGTCAGCAACATTCGTGCCAGCAGCCAACACCTCAGACAGTTCAGACACAACAAAAGGTAACCATTTCTCCCCCTCATCTAGGTAATGCATCGGAATCCGGAGCGTCCTGGATCGCCGGTGGGTACTGGGGATCCCCGCAGAAAGAAGGACATGTAGAACAAAATCTAACGGCACAGCAGCATCCCTACATGTCAAGAACTTCATCTCAAAGCTCGGGATTTGAGTCGCAGCTTACAACTCGACGTCCCACACCGGAAGATCCCGCTGCCCTAGAATTAGATCGTATTTCTCTGTTTTCCGAGCCAGTAGCCAGGTTCTCGTCCACATTTCCCAGCACTGAATCGCGACTTAATCAAACTTTTAACGTCCCACCAACGCAATGCCCTTCGCCATCATTCAGTCAGACCACAGGTTTCGATCGGTTTCCATCCCTCATTCCCGCACCATCCACCAGTAGCCGAAATCTTTTCGAAAACCGAAATCTATTCCAATCGATTACCCCCACCCCCTTCCACATAAGCCAATCCATAGCGGCTCATCCCCAGCTCGGCCTGAATGCCGGGTTCTTCCCTGCAAACCATTCACAAACGGGATCAGTGTTTGGGGGATCCACCGGCGGTAGCCCAAAAAGGTTCGTTCCCAGCTATGATCGATCTAAGCTTATTAGGAAAAGTTTGCTCAATCTAGATAGACTCAACAACGTTGATAAATCATTTAATAAGATAACCGAAGAATAA
- the LOC129753351 gene encoding uncharacterized protein LOC129753351 isoform X2: MISLENLADTVVPIVAISFVVAIAAVNLFLSVRKCFPVGVNCWFCNTNHRVPYADGNSWVCPSCTQYNGFNEEGDYNREIPAQYQCQLNPRTNNITDDDKIFNSGSVLPNNGLCFGCNRNQELKIYQLASFVPEKEENYDEEVEEYERQLEQTYKLCARCERVLKRKLNDVKRNILGSKLAQIGTKGLKVFDMHMQANDKQVAYRKKKSVADACLWAIILILILKIGQRASQMEIRKESLEKVFGQVVSQMVLMIVSYLIALKQTLFVYWSGMMDQPVVVESVQQLKNARTVLMEKWGQKLDLADGICEVFSDVPEVVGQENGLTNMALICLIGMLITIKSHISKATLILLLLCCGSEVFLKSEYGVHVLGNSTWTPAVELVVSIVSLMAAIGCIGKTTPKIQSSDRLDSSFHKIYSQHSNEADSSNSCDDQSSLLNDSSICSVKGGLYASSIGANMSVRSMDTTKSISPSVLTASTLRPFQDYSFQSQISPNSHYGGSVLAINRLHDQQQPARSFSRISLITPENSLAKTPSYSVDNFTTAMADRLNVSMASPRIGYSMNSISGSSYRQKDLEDRFGEDIDRLSISGRLTSLSRRDLSMVMHRNPERPGSPVGTGDPRRKKDM; the protein is encoded by the exons atgatttcattggaaaaccTGGCCGATACGGTCGTGCCGATTGTTGCGATTTCGTTCGTGGTAGCCATTGCTGCGGTTAATCTTTTTCTCAGCGTGAG AAAATGTTTTCCGGTCGGCGTTAACTGTTGGTTTTGCAACACCAACCACCGGGTCCCGTACGCGGATGGGAACTCCTGGGTGTGTCCCAGTTGCACCCAGTACAATGGATTCAACGAGGAAGGGGACTATAATCGGGAAATACCGGCCCAGTACCAGTGCCAGTTGAATCCGCGTACCAACAACATAACGGATGATGACAAGATCTTCAATAGTGGGTCGGTTCTACCGAATAATGGCTTGTGTTTCGGCTGCAATCGGAACCAGGAGCTGAAAATCTACCAGCTAGCTTCGTTTGTCCCGGAAAAGGAGGAAAATTACGACGAAGAGGTCGAGGAGTATGAGCGACAGCTGGAGCAGACTTATAAGCTTTGCGCTCGCTGTGAAAGGGTCCTGAAACGTAAACTTAATGATGTGAAGAGAAACATCTTGGGGTCTAAGCTGGCCCAGATCGGAACCAAGGGATTGAAGGTGTTCGATATGCATATGCAAGCGAACGATAAGCAGGTAGCCTATCGGAAGAAAAAATCCGTTGCTGATGCCTGCTTGTGGGCTATCATTCTGATACTGATCCTGAAGATTGGTCAACGCGCTTCACAAATGGAGATTAGAAAAGAAAGTTTGGAGAAGGTGTTTGGCCAGGTTGTATCACAGATGGTGTTGATGATCGTTTCCTATCTGATAGCATTGAAACAAACGCTATTTGTTTATTGGAGCGGAATGATGGATCAGCCAGTGGTGGTTGAAAGTGTTCAACAGCTGAAAAATGCTCGAACGGTGTTGATGGAGAAGTGGGGCCAAAAACTTGACTTAGCGGATGGAATTTGCGAGGTTTTTAGCGATGTTCCCGAAGTTGTGGGACAGGAAAATGGTTTGACAAATATGGCCTTGATCTGTTTGATCGGAATGTTGATAACCATCAAGTCACACATCAGCAAGGCAACATTGATTCTCCTTTTGCTATGCTGTGGCTCAGAAGTATTTCTCAAATCCGAATATGGTGTGCATGTTCTCGGAAACAGCACTTGGACGCCAGCTGTTGAA TTGGTGGTGTCGATTGTCTCTCTGATGGCAGCGATAGGATGTATTGGAAAAACTACACCAAAGATTCAATCATCGGACCGTCTTGATTCCAGCTTTCACAAAATCTACTCACAGCATTCGAACGAAGCAGATTCTTCCAATTCCTGCGATGATCAAAGTTCACTACTCAATGATTCATCAATCTGTTCCGTAAAAGGTGGCCTGTACGCTTCTTCGATTGGTGCCAACATGAGTGTTAGATCTATGGACACGACCAAATCAATCAGTCCATCGGTGTTGACCGCTTCAACGCTGAGACCCTTCCAGGATTATTcttttcaatcgcaaatttctccAAACTCACATTACGGGGGATCGGTTCTAGCCATCAATCGTTTGCACGACCAGCAGCAACCTGCCAGGAGCTTTAGCCGAATAAGTCTTATAACACCAGAAAATTCGCTTGCAAAAACGCCCAGTTACTCGGTCGACAATTTCACAACGGCAATGGCGGATAGATTGAATGTGTCCATGGCAAGTCCCCGCATTGGCTACTCTATGAACTCCATATCAGGTTCATCATACCGGCAGAAGGACCTAGAGGATCGCTTTGGCGAAGATATCGATCGTTTAAGCATAAGCGGACGGTTGACTTCGTTATCTCGAAGAGATCTCTCAATG GTAATGCATCGGAATCCGGAGCGTCCTGGATCGCCGGTGGGTACTGGGGATCCCCGCAGAAAGAAGGACATGTAG
- the LOC129739178 gene encoding methionyl-tRNA formyltransferase, mitochondrial, with amino-acid sequence MKVLLNMCRHVFEYRRKLIQCRYASSRAEKNQLRILFFGTDSFSLPSLKIINENRKSGLSVSDLEVVTSFKAKKNPLKEYTKQERLALHDWPLRRTDLSRYFDLGVVVSFGHLIPEPLISAFRLGMLNVHASLLPKLRGAAPIVHAIRNGDSETGVTVMKIKPKHFDVGEVLDQRKVSISRDVLMPELHCQMAQVGASALMHCIANLDHYYANLKEQNSCDATYAPKIDAHFADIRWTEMDALQVYNLWRSLYSYKPLTTRLGQELVKIFELSFDPGSKEVDAQKQPPGLIRYCWKRKLLTVCCRDGRCVSVQQLAIGGKKAVTAQEFYNGYLSKKDPSERLFDTG; translated from the exons atgaaagTGCTGTTAAACATGTGCCGTCACGTGTTCGAGTACCGCAGGAAACTGATCCAATGCAGATACGCTAGTAGCCGGGCTGAAAAGAATCAGCTGAGGATCCTGTTCTTCGGTACCGATTCCTTCTCACTTCCTAGCTTaaaaattatcaacgaaaatcg AAAATCCGGTCTCAGTGTATCCGACCTGGAGGTGGTTACCTCGTTCAAGGCTAAAAAGAATCCTTTGAAAGAATACACCAAACAGGAGAGGCTAGCTCTACACGATTGGCCCCTGCGGCGAACTGATCTCAGTCGATATTTCGATCTGGGTGTGGTAGTTTCCTTTGGGCATTTAATACCAGAACCATTGATTTCGGCTTTTCGATT AGGGATGTTGAATGTTCATGCTAGCTTACTACCCAAATTGAGGGGTGCCGCCCCTATTGTTCATGCCATCCGCAACGGTGACTCGGAAACCGGAGTCACCGTAATGAAAATCAAACCGAAGCATTTTGATGTGGGAGAG GTTCTGgatcaacgaaaagtttctatCTCCAGAGATGTTCTCATGCCCGAACTTCACTGTCAAATGGCACAAGTAGGTGCCAGTGCACTGATGCATTGCATTGCAAATCTAGACCACTATTATGCTAATTTAAAGGAGCAAAACAGCTGCGATGCTACTTATG CCCCAAAAATAGATGCACACTTTGCTGACATCCGGTGGACGGAAATGGACGCCCTGCAGGTGTACAATCTGTGGCGATCTTTGTATTCCTACAAACCACTCACTACGCGGCTGGGACAGGAGCTAGTCAAAATATTCGAATTGTCTTTTGACCCAGGGTCGAAGGAAGTGGACGCTCAGAAACAGCCACCTGGTTTGATTCGATACTGTTGGAAGAGGAAACTGCTGACGGTTTGTTGTCGCGATGGCCGGTGCGTTTCGGTGCAGCAACTCGCGATAGGAGGTAAAAAAGCCGTCACCGCCCAGGAATTCTACAATGGGTATCTGAGTAAGAAAGATCCCTCGGAGAGGCTGTTTGACACTGGGTAG